From Deinococcus aquaticus, one genomic window encodes:
- a CDS encoding RNA-binding S4 domain-containing protein: MTSDPSYSPYDPDTIDLQDFLKMRGLVETGGEAKFRVQGGEVRLNGQIETRRRRKLRRGDIIEYAGKSVTVEW; encoded by the coding sequence ATGACCAGCGATCCCAGTTACTCCCCTTACGACCCGGACACCATCGACCTTCAGGATTTCCTGAAAATGCGCGGGCTGGTCGAGACGGGCGGCGAGGCCAAGTTCCGCGTGCAGGGCGGCGAGGTGCGACTGAACGGTCAGATCGAGACGCGCCGCCGCCGCAAGTTGAGGCGCGGTGACATCATCGAGTACGCCGGGAAGAGTGTGACGGTGGAGTGGTAA
- a CDS encoding Ig domain-containing protein: MALHRVAARLVLAGLLTVPLASCGQEITGSSASSATDILYFADSPSGMPPLYVNEAYSAPITVAGGAGTYTAQVAGGTLPPGLKLSGLTLSGTPTRTGTFAFTVKVTDSKLSTSSKEFRVTVQDLPPLSLTPTLPGGEIRGNTRIPVTITAPRTVRAARLVWDLPAGVSVSAAQPGESGGVLFWRQDGQRVTVDVGFKNVPRSGARVALLSLKVTKPVTLAAANLGFEARDGQGKLLSEKLMPEEQKKRDEAAAKASAEKAAADKAAADKAATDKAAAEKAATEKTAPATPGSAAPAPAPAVTPGTTAPASGTPAPGTPTPVTPAPVPVTPAPVPVTPAPGGTP, from the coding sequence ATGGCACTTCACCGCGTGGCCGCCCGACTGGTCCTGGCAGGCCTGTTGACCGTTCCGCTGGCGTCCTGCGGGCAGGAGATCACGGGTTCGTCCGCCAGCAGCGCGACCGACATCCTGTACTTCGCCGACAGTCCGTCCGGCATGCCGCCCCTGTACGTGAACGAGGCGTACTCCGCCCCCATCACCGTGGCGGGCGGCGCGGGAACGTACACGGCGCAGGTGGCGGGCGGAACGCTCCCACCGGGCCTGAAACTGAGCGGCCTGACCCTGAGCGGCACGCCCACCCGGACGGGCACGTTCGCGTTCACGGTGAAGGTCACGGACTCGAAGCTGAGCACCAGCAGCAAGGAGTTCCGCGTGACCGTGCAGGACCTGCCGCCCCTGAGCCTCACGCCCACACTGCCCGGCGGCGAGATTCGCGGCAACACCCGCATTCCCGTGACGATCACTGCGCCCCGCACGGTGCGGGCCGCGCGGCTGGTGTGGGACCTCCCGGCGGGCGTGAGTGTCAGCGCGGCGCAGCCCGGCGAGTCCGGCGGCGTGCTGTTCTGGCGGCAGGACGGCCAGCGCGTGACGGTGGACGTGGGCTTCAAGAACGTGCCCCGCAGCGGCGCGCGCGTGGCCCTGCTGAGCCTGAAGGTCACGAAACCCGTCACGCTGGCGGCGGCCAACCTGGGCTTCGAGGCGCGCGACGGGCAGGGCAAACTGCTGAGCGAGAAACTGATGCCCGAAGAGCAGAAGAAACGCGACGAGGCCGCCGCGAAAGCCAGTGCGGAAAAGGCAGCGGCGGACAAGGCAGCCGCAGACAAGGCGGCGACTGATAAAGCGGCGGCCGAGAAGGCAGCCACCGAGAAGACCGCGCCCGCCACACCGGGAAGCGCAGCCCCCGCCCCGGCGCCCGCTGTGACACCCGGCACCACGGCCCCCGCTTCCGGGACGCCAGCGCCAGGAACGCCGACTCCGGTCACGCCCGCGCCAGTGCCAGTCACGCCCGCGCCGGTACCGGTCACGCCTGCGCCCGGGGGGACTCCGTGA